In the genome of Erinaceus europaeus chromosome 8, mEriEur2.1, whole genome shotgun sequence, one region contains:
- the LOC103127831 gene encoding GTPase IMAP family member 5-like isoform X2 — protein sequence MEGLKNSRKGSSVLKRSREEDGVSQEELTQCESPTHEAPLGAPEGKKERPDSLSPPLRIIVVGKSGSGKSSTGNTILQRREFESRLSPQPVTTKCQKAIGSWNGRSILVVDTPPIFEAQPPTQDTYRDIGDCYLLSAPGPHVLLLVTQLGRFTAQDSEAVRRVQEVFGEGTLRHMVLLFTHVEDLGAESLQDYVAGTDNLRLRRLVKECGGRYYGFNNRASREEQRAQLEGLMAVLERELEGTCLSNQLYWEAQLLLQSGGRPGTEEHRRYLAQVQRQVEQQRQHLQAGSSCLRRVLLRAKSWVTEHSEFCACVIWCSLMFFLVLSMFYVL from the exons ATGGAAGGACTGAAGAATAGCAGGAAAG GATCCTCAGTCTTAAAAAGATCGAGAGAGGAAGACGGAGTCAGCCAGGAGGAGCTAACACAGTGCGAGTCCcccacccatgaagctccccTCGGTGCCCCCG aggggaagaaagagaggccgGATTCACTGTCACCTCCACTTAGGATCATCGTGGTGGGAAAATCTGGCAGTGGGAAAAGCTCCACCGGGAACACCATCCTCCAGCGGCGAGAGTTCGAGTCCCGGCTGTCCCCCCAACCTGTCACCACCAAGTGCCAGAAGGCCATTGGCAGCTGGAATGGCAGGAGCATCCTGGTGGTTGACACGCCCCCCATCTTTgaggcccagccccccacccaggACACCTACAGGGACATAGGGGACTGCTACCTGCTCTCAGCCCCAGGGCCCCACGTGCTGCTGCTAGTCACCCAGCTGGGCCGCTTCACTGCCCAGGACTCAGAGGCCGTGAGGAGGGTCCAGGAGGTCTTTGGGGAGGGGACCCTGAGGCACATGGTGCTCCTCTTCACCCACGTGGAGGACCTGGGGGCTGAGTCTCTGCAGGACTATGTGGCGGGCACAGACAACCTCAGGCTGCGCAGGCTGGTGAAGGAGTGCGGGGGGAGGTACTATGGCTTCAACAACAGGGCCagcagagaggagcagagggcGCAGCTGGAGGGGCTCATGGCTGTGCTGGAGAGGGAGCTCGAGGGCACCTGCCTCAGCAACCAGCTCTACTGGGAGGCCCAGCTGCTGCTGCAGAGTGGGGGCAGGCCCGGCACAGAGGAGCACAGGCGCTACCTGGCCCAGGTGCAGAGGCAGGTGGAGCAGCAGAGGCAGCACCTGCAAGCGGGGAGCAGCTGCCTCAGGAGGGTGCTGCTCAGAGCCAAGAGCTGGGTCACTGAGCACTCTGAGTTTTGTGCTTGTGTGATTTGGTGCAGCTTAATGTTTTTCCTAGTCCTTTCCATGTTCTATGTTCTGTAG
- the LOC103127831 gene encoding GTPase IMAP family member 5-like isoform X1 encodes MLPWDSFHRDLTPILIIPVCLSLQNTMEGLKNSRKGSSVLKRSREEDGVSQEELTQCESPTHEAPLGAPEGKKERPDSLSPPLRIIVVGKSGSGKSSTGNTILQRREFESRLSPQPVTTKCQKAIGSWNGRSILVVDTPPIFEAQPPTQDTYRDIGDCYLLSAPGPHVLLLVTQLGRFTAQDSEAVRRVQEVFGEGTLRHMVLLFTHVEDLGAESLQDYVAGTDNLRLRRLVKECGGRYYGFNNRASREEQRAQLEGLMAVLERELEGTCLSNQLYWEAQLLLQSGGRPGTEEHRRYLAQVQRQVEQQRQHLQAGSSCLRRVLLRAKSWVTEHSEFCACVIWCSLMFFLVLSMFYVL; translated from the exons ATGCTGCCTTGGGACAGCTTCCACAGAGATCTGACTCCCATTTTAATAAtccctgtctgcctttctctccagaACACCATGGAAGGACTGAAGAATAGCAGGAAAG GATCCTCAGTCTTAAAAAGATCGAGAGAGGAAGACGGAGTCAGCCAGGAGGAGCTAACACAGTGCGAGTCCcccacccatgaagctccccTCGGTGCCCCCG aggggaagaaagagaggccgGATTCACTGTCACCTCCACTTAGGATCATCGTGGTGGGAAAATCTGGCAGTGGGAAAAGCTCCACCGGGAACACCATCCTCCAGCGGCGAGAGTTCGAGTCCCGGCTGTCCCCCCAACCTGTCACCACCAAGTGCCAGAAGGCCATTGGCAGCTGGAATGGCAGGAGCATCCTGGTGGTTGACACGCCCCCCATCTTTgaggcccagccccccacccaggACACCTACAGGGACATAGGGGACTGCTACCTGCTCTCAGCCCCAGGGCCCCACGTGCTGCTGCTAGTCACCCAGCTGGGCCGCTTCACTGCCCAGGACTCAGAGGCCGTGAGGAGGGTCCAGGAGGTCTTTGGGGAGGGGACCCTGAGGCACATGGTGCTCCTCTTCACCCACGTGGAGGACCTGGGGGCTGAGTCTCTGCAGGACTATGTGGCGGGCACAGACAACCTCAGGCTGCGCAGGCTGGTGAAGGAGTGCGGGGGGAGGTACTATGGCTTCAACAACAGGGCCagcagagaggagcagagggcGCAGCTGGAGGGGCTCATGGCTGTGCTGGAGAGGGAGCTCGAGGGCACCTGCCTCAGCAACCAGCTCTACTGGGAGGCCCAGCTGCTGCTGCAGAGTGGGGGCAGGCCCGGCACAGAGGAGCACAGGCGCTACCTGGCCCAGGTGCAGAGGCAGGTGGAGCAGCAGAGGCAGCACCTGCAAGCGGGGAGCAGCTGCCTCAGGAGGGTGCTGCTCAGAGCCAAGAGCTGGGTCACTGAGCACTCTGAGTTTTGTGCTTGTGTGATTTGGTGCAGCTTAATGTTTTTCCTAGTCCTTTCCATGTTCTATGTTCTGTAG